A genomic window from Silene latifolia isolate original U9 population chromosome Y, ASM4854445v1, whole genome shotgun sequence includes:
- the LOC141628182 gene encoding uncharacterized protein LOC141628182 produces MYNASANSLAEAFNKTLCNLLRKVVAKSKRDWHERIGEALWAYRTTYKTRTQATPYALVYGVEAVLPLELQIPSLRIAIQEGLTNDENDKLRLAELEALDEKRLEAQQKLQCYQARLSRAFNKKEVYTNDAYKIVDEDGVRVGPINGKFLKRCYS; encoded by the exons ATGTACAATGCCTCTGCAAATAGTTTGGCTGAAGCCTTTAATAAAACTCTTTGCAACTTGTTGAGAAAAGTAGTAGCAAAGTCAAAGCGAGATTGGCATGAAAGAATTGGTGAGGCGTTGTGGGCATATCGTACCACATACAAAACACGTACTCAGGCAACCCCGTACGCGTTGGTGTATGGAGTGGAGGCCGTGTTGCCTTTGGAGTTGCAGATCCCTTCCTTACGCATTGCTATTCAGGAGGGACTCACAAatgatgagaatgacaaattgcgaTTAGCAGAGCTGGAAGCTCTCGATGAAAAGAGATTAGAGGCTCAACAAAAGCTCCAGTGCTATCAAGCAAGGTTGTCacgcgcattcaacaaaaag GAGGTCTATACAAATGATGCTTACAAAATCGTGGATGAAGACGGCGTTCGGGTAGGCCcaatcaatgggaagtttttgaagCGTTGCTATTCTTAA